GAAGCTACTGATCCGGGGCGGGCGATGGCAATAGAAAAAACAGCCGATGCATCAGAACCTGCTACCCCGGGGTATTTTCATGTACACTTTGCAAACACGCAGATGTCGGCTGTAAAGGATGTGAATATTTACTATGCTGTATCTGGTAACGCAGTTGCTGATAGCCGCTATAAAAAGCTGAGTGGTATTGTAACGATACCAGCGGGCAGTAGTAGTGCTGATATAAAGGTAGACCCGATTGACAACAATATTGCAGAGGGAGACGAGCAGGTGAAAATACAACTGGAAACTGTTACCAGCAGCATGACTGGTATTACCTGGCCATTAGCTGCCAATGCTGCAGCCAGTTTGACGATACATGATAACGACACACTGGTAGTACAGATAAGCACTAACGTTACCACTGCCGAAGAAGGTAAACCGGTGCAGTTTACATTGAAGTCAGATGTTATGGCTGCACATGATGCGCCCATCAGGATACAGCTAACACAGGATGCAGCACGGACTTTCACGGCAGGAGAAGGCACCGTGAGTGGCAATATACTTACACTGAATATGCCGGCTATGGTGAAGGAACATACGTTTACCATCACAGTAACGGATAATGAAATTAATGACGATAACGGATTCCTGAAAGTGGCGCTGCTGCCTTATACAGCAGGAAACGGTACACTTGTTTACAGGCCTGGTACGCCGGATACAGCAAGGGTGGATATCACAGACAATGATCCGCTGGTGCTCACGTTTGCGGCCGATAGGGTGAAGGTAAAAGAAGGTAATAAGGGAGAGAACACGCCGATGAAATTCAGTATACAGATGAACAGGCCAAGCTCCCGCAGGATAACTGTGAACTACGACTTCGAAGAAACGAAAGAGCCCAGAATTTATCCGTTCATGGATTATAAGGCCACACCAGGGGTGGATTTTGACACTACCATCAGGCAAACAGTGATAGCGCCTATGCAAACGACCGGAGAGCTGACAGTGAATATCATCGGTGACGACCTGTTCGAACTGAACGAGCTCTTTGTAGTGAATATGATCAATGCTACAGTGCCGTCGGGTCAGAACCCGCCGGTGATGGGTGATCCGCACAAGGCTACCGGCGTGATTCTGAACGATGATCCGATGTGCAATAGTTGTGATACAGACGGTGACGGGCTGACCGACCAGCAGGAAGATATCAACGGAAACGGTGATCCGTTTGATGATGATACCGATGGCGATGGTATACCGAACTTCCTGGATCTGGATTCAGATGGTGACGGAGTGCCTGATTCTGTTGAAAAATTCACTACCGATAAACGTTATATCGATAATAACAGTGGCAAGCTCAGGGTGCATCCGGCTATTTCGCCGAACAACGACGGGTTGGGTAATGATCAGATGTACGTAGAGAATATTGACAAGTATCCGAATAACGAGGTGATCATATTTAACCGCTGGGGTGGCACTGTGTTCAGGCTGCAACACTATAATAATAGGATGAATACCTTCCGTGGTAAGGCCAATACCGGCAGCAGTGCGGGTAACGATGTGCCGGATGGGTCTTATTTCTATAGTATTGAAGCTATGATCGATGGCAGGAAGGAACGCTATACCGGCTTTATTGTCATCAAACGTTAACGTGTATACGAACCTATTTAAGCTGATACCTATGAAAGAGCGACTTATGAAAGCTTTAGGGATCTCCGTTTTGTGCTGGTGCTTTTGTCTGCGGGCGATGGCGCAGCAGGAACCGCTGTACTCGCAGTATATGTTCAATGGTATGGTGATCAACCCTGCTTATCCCTCAATGGACGAATCGTCCAGCCTGACTGCGGTTGGCCGTAACCAATGGGTGGGCGTGGATGGTGCTCCCAAAACGGCTACAGCATCCTTTTACACGCCTGTGAAGGCAACCAACACCAGTTTGGGTTTTTCTTTGATGAATGAAAAGATCACAGTGAATTCGCATACAGCGGTGAGTTTTAACGTGTCACAGCGTGTGAAACTGAATGAGAAAGTATACCTGGCGCTGGGAATAAAGGGAGGTATGTCGCAATACCGGGAAGATAATGCCTCATTGGGTACCACCGATCCTGTATTTGCACATAACCAGAGTTATTGGAAAACGGATGTAGGTTTCGGCTTCATGCTTTTTACGGATCATTTCTCTATAGGGTTATCATCGCCCACATTTAAAAGTTTTGATTTGGGCAATAGTGCCAATAAGGTGGCGGTAGAGTCGCACTACTACCTGCAAACCGGCTACCTGATCAGTCTTAATGACGATGTGAAGATGAAACCCAACATATTGTTACGGCAGGTAAAAGGGGCAGGATTTCAATATGATCTGAATGCCAATATTCTGTTGAAGAATGTAGTGTGGCTGGGGGCTTCCTGGCGATCGGAGAAGACGATGACAGGTTTGATACAGGTGCAGGTTACCAAGAATCTGCAGATTGGTTATTCGTATGATACGCCGATGCAATCAAACCTCAAAGGGGCACAAACAGTATCTCACGAGCTGATGATCAATTACCGGTTCTCCTGGTCGAAGTGGAAAGTGGTGGCACCCCGTTATTTCTAAAAATGAAAAAACAAGAATAGTATGCGAAAATACAGATCCTCTTCACTCATACTTTTCCTATACATTGTTCCCCTGTTTGTTTCCTGCAGTTTTACCAAAGACCATTTGCAGGCAGGTAGTATGGCTAAAGTAAGACGTGCGGAGCGGCTTTACAAGCGACAGGACTATGGCGGTGCCATCTCCCTATGTAATAGTGTCATCAACAATGGTGGCAATGAAGAAAGCGTCAGAAAGGCCAAGATACAGCTGGCCAGGGTTTATTTTGAAACCAGACAGTTTGAAAAAACAATCAGTCTTTATGACGAGTTGTTGTACAAACCGGGAACCGATATACAGGTAACAGACGTTACCAATTATATAGACCTGCTTAAACGTACAGGCAGAGTAGCCAGAGCACAGGAAGTAAGCGCGGTGTATGCCAGTAATTATAAGAATAATGCCCGTTTCAGCAATCTGCAGGAGTCGCTGGCAGATTACTATCACTTTTTTAACCGCGATTCTATGGTGAATGTGAGGGTAGACAGCCTGCGGCTAAACCTGCCCGGTTATCAGTACGGACTGGCATTGTATAAGAATAATATAGTGTTTCTATCGAATGATATCAGGAAAAATGAGCAACAATCATTCTATACAAACTCCCGTCTTTACCAGATTTCGGAAGATGGGATAGAGCCGTTCAGCAACAGCTTGAGAGGCGTATTGCAGGTGGGACCGGCCTCATTTTATGACGATGGAAAGAAAGTGATCTATACTTCTAACAGGTTTGGCAACGTCCGGAACGACAAGAATTCCTACATCAATTATAACAATGGTACACAGTTGTTATCGGCTGTTTATCAGGCGGATCATGATACGTGGAGCAAGCCGGTACCGGTAAAGCTGGGGAAAAACACGGAAAACTATTCTTTCCTGCATCCCTGTGTTGCACCGAATGGGAAACGGTTGTACTTTGCGTCCGATATGCCGGGGGGAATGGGTGGAACTGACATCTATTACGCCGACTGGGATAAAGAGGCAAAGCGGTGGAAAGCGCCGGTAAATATGGGTCCTCAGGTAAATACCAATGGGAATGAGTTATATCCTTTTGTTGTTGGCGACAAATTGTTCTTTGCTTCCAATGGACTGCGTGGATTCGGAGGGCTGGATATTTTTGTCATCAATATAAAAAAACCAGAAGAAGGAACCGTACATTTGCCCTATCCTGTGAATACGCAGTTTGATGATCTGAACCCTGTGCTGGACGAGAACAAGCTTTTGCTGTATTTTACATCAGATCGTTCAGGAGTGCATGATAATGATCATATCTATGTGCTGAACCTGAAGAAAAATCCTTTGAAACAACTGGATCTGCCTTATCCCGGCAGGCCAGTGAAAGAAGACGACACTGTGCCTTATACCATGAATCAGACGGATAGCCGTCGACAGCTGACTTTAGTAGGAGATAAACAATATGATAACCTGCCATCTGGAAAGAAGGTACCCGGAAATCCTGTTGCAAAACCCGATCCTATAGCCGTTAACGTTACAGACGAACGAGCAGCCACTGATTATACAAATGATATAAGAGACAGTTCACCAGAGATGATCCCCTGGCAGGGAACTCAACCGGCGCTATTGCCGGATGCCAATACTATATCCCCATTGGCATCGGTAAATAACGGGGTGGGCTACACGCTAAAGAAAGACAGCGCCGTGAGGGTACTGGAATCATTATGGAGAGTGCCCGGAGTGATCTATTATGATCTGAATTCCTATGTACCGCAGGATCAGGAATGGCGTAAGCTGGATTCGATATTCCGGATATGGAAGGCCTATCCGCGGAGGATCATTATAGTGAACGGGCATACGGATATCATTGGTACGGAGCGCTATAACCTTTCGCTGTCGAAGAATCGTGCTGCCTACATACGGGAATGCCTGTTGAGCAGGGGAGTGGAGCCTGGTAAAGTGCAGATCTATTACTTCGGCTCTACACGCCCGGTTTGGGTAGCCAAACAGTATAATCTGCAAACAGACAGGGATATTTTTATCCGGCTGCAGGGCGTGAACAGGCGATGCGAGATCAGCATCCAATAATTTGTTATCGGTTATTTTTTAGCGTATATCAAACTAACACAAATGAAAAAAATTTCTTCATTCATGCTTTTACTGACGATAGGCGCGCAAGCCTTCGCACAGGAAATGCCGGTTGTGTTTAACAAGAGTTTCAGCGGCCCCAAGAACCAGTATAAGAAACTGGCCATTGCGGACAATAACTCTATTGTTGCTATCGGAGGAGGATCAGATAATGGTTGCATTACCAAGTTATCTGCTACGGGAAATCTTATTTACAATGCAAAACTGAACAAAGGAGGACTGGTAGCGTACCAGGACTTACTCTTACTGCCTAAGAATGAGCTGGTGGCAGTAGGAGGCGGTACTATTGCCTACGGTAACGCACGTATTACCAGGTTAACAGCATCTGGTGAGGTAGTGTTCGACAAAAGTATTGGTAATGGCCAGGGAGGCTACTTTACCCGTATCATCACCGACCGTCATGGTAACTATATCACGGTGGGTGTAGATGGTAGTAAACCTGCACAGGCACGTATTACTAAAATGACACCCGATGGAAAGATAGAATTTGATAAAGGATTCGGAGCGCATAATGTATTTACCAATGTGCTGATTGATGAAGATGAGAATATTATAGCTGTGGGAGGAGATGTAGGTGATGGACAGGGTAAAGCGTATATGGTGAAGGTAAATGGAAAAGGTGATAAACAGTTTGAGCTGTCGTTCGGCAAACCGGGCGCCATTTTCGAGAAGATGTTGTTGCTGGAAGACGGATCTGTACTGGCTATGGGCGGTGGCGCTTATGGCACGGGTAACGCGAGCCGTATATCTAAAGTAAATGCTGAAGGACAGGTGGTGTTCGATAAAGAGTATAGCACTGCTGATGGAAAATTCAATGCGATGAAGGTAAATGATCTGGGACAGATCTTTGCCTGTGCAGAAGAAAAAGACAAAGGCCGTATTGTGAAATTGCGCCCCGATGGTACCGAGCTTTTTAACAAAGAGGTAGATGCAGCATTGTATTCACTGGAAGTGGGTAAGAATGGAAAAGTAGTAGCGGCCGGTGGTAATGTAGGCAGCAATACCGGTAAAATTGTAAAGTTACAGCCGGATGGAACAGCTGTGATTAATAAAACAGTGGGATCGGTATTCCAGCACCTGTTGCTGACAGAAGATGATGAGATCTGTGTGGTGGCAAAAGATGGTTACCGCCTGATTAAACTGAGCCCGGACGGAGAAATGATGTTCGATAAAGAGCTGGGCAAATACGATGCTAAAACATCGCTGGTTTCGTTGCTGATGAGCCCTTCCGGAGAAATTCTTGCAGCAGGCGGTGGTGATGAGGATGGTAACCGCATCATCAAAATCAGCCACGGGGTTTCTATCAATGATATCGCTGTTTCTGAGCCGCTGAACGGATTATCGAATGCAAGTCTTACGATCACATTATCAGGCTTTTTAAGAAGTAATGGTGTTCGTACGCCCGTTAACGTTCATTACAAAACTATTCCGCATAAAGGAGGAGCAGGGGCTGCAGACTTTGACGTAACAGAAGGAACCATTTCTTTTGTGCCATCTGAATTTGCTGCCGGTGCTATTATTTCCAAGACGATCCAGATCCCAATTAAAAGCGACAATCTGCTGGAAGGAAAAGAAACGTTTCATGTAGAGATCCTGGATGCTTCCGATCTGCATCTTACAAAATCTAAAGGGGAAGTGACCATCCTGGATCAGCCGGCGATTGTGAAATTTGTAGGTGGCAGCAATGGTGCGGAGCCTAATACCGATGTGGTGTTTTCAGCAGGCTTATTTAAGCGCGATAATACGCCGCTTGTTAATGCTACCTCCAAACCCGTGCGTTTGACCTATAAGTTCGGTAATGGTACGGCATTGCCGGGAGCCGATTTTGTGAACAGTATTAAAGCGCCTTTTGCTATCGACAGTGGCGCTACTACAGCCAGCCTGAATGTAAAGGTGAAAGATGATAACCGTTTCGAACTGGCAGAAACAGTAGTATTAGTGTTAAGTGAAATCAAGGCGGAGAATGAAGCTGTAGTAGGATACAACGGAGATGTTACTTCTATATCATCCTCTCAGTATATACAAGATCAGCCGGCTTACATTACGCTGGTAAAACTGACAGATGCAAACGAATCCGCTACAGCACCGGTAAGCATGTTTAAATGTATTCTTGTAAAAGCAGCAGATCAATCGGTACAAACCAACTGTACCGGCAGTGATATCAATATCTACTTTGGCGTAGATTCTTCCAGTACGGCAACGTATGGTAAAGATTACGTGATCATGAATGGTGATATGGTGAAGATCACCGGCGATTGTGCTTTCAGTGAAACCGATATACAGGTGGCATTGGTGAACGATCGTATTAAAGAACCAGATGCTTTGGTAGTGGTGAAACTCCGTGATGCAACAGCTGCAGCTAATGCAGGGATGTTGAAGATCTCTCCTGAATTGAAGCTGCACAAGGCTGTGGCCATTATTCATGACGATGATAATGATGAAGGCACTGTGCTGACCGCCAAATAATCTGGCCTGGATCAATAACCGATATACGCGCTTCGGGCACATTTGTTGAAGAGGGCGTCTCAATTATTTTGAGACGCCCTCTTACGTTTTATATATCACCGCTTATTGAGATTCCCCTTCTCAAAATATTCCAGCGCTGTCTTCACCCTTTTTGACGGGATTATTGCCTATATAGATCAACCACCATCATATATAGCTATTGACATGAAAAGAATAATGTTCTGGATGATGCTGCTGATTCCGGCAGTGGGAATTTGTCAGCAACCGGAAACGGAAGGTATGTTTGATCTGAAGATGGATGCCGTAATGGCCTTCTTCTCAAAGGATAGTATAAAGCAAGCCGATGTATTGGAGGACTTTAATGCTCTGAATGCCATACTGAGAAAAGATATTGGAGAAGCGGCTTTGATGAAAGAATTAGGCGCATTGGATAGGATAAAGGATAGTATTGCCTTCTATAATTTAGTTACAACAAAGCCTGCTGCTCTTTATAAAAAGAAGTTATTAATTAAAAAGCAATTTACCGGGGAACATCCGGATTCCTATTTAAGTCTGTATGAGCTGGAGGAGAACTGTGATATGTATACGGCTGACAGTTATGCCCTGGCTTATGAAAAACTTTCCGAACGGCTTAAACAGACACATGCTGCCGGGAAAATCCGCAACAGGATTGCAGAATGGAAGAAACTCGCTCTCACAGGCATACAGGCGCCCAACTTTACCCGGAAAAACCAGTATGGTAAGACTATCAAACTGAGTGATTACAGAGGTAAATTGGTCATCCTGGACTTCTGGGGTAGCTGGTGTGGGGCCTGCCGGCAGAGTCATCCTCATTTAAAAGAGGTCTATGAGGAGTATAAAGACAAGGGGCTGGAAATTATTGCTATAGCAAATGAAAATGTACATGGGGAGAAGACGCCGTTAGACAAAAGTAAAGCCGCCTGGCTGGCAGCCATTAAAAAAGACGATGTGAACTGGGTACATGTATTGAACGACGAAGGTACAGGGGCAATGGATATTGTAAAGGCCTACCATATCAGCAGATACCCGACAAAAATCCTTCTTGACAGGGATGGTAAAATATTGATACGCAGCGTCGCGATACTGAATGCTGAAATTGATCAGATGGTTAAATCAATATTGGAAAAATAAAAACGCGGATAACCTTTTAACACCTGACTGAACATCATGAGAATGATATTTGACACATTGCTGTATAGAGGTCTTTGTGTTTTATTGTGCAGCTTCCCGCTTATTCTTTCAGCGCAGAAACCGGGACCTGAAAATGTAATCGTTGACGGTAATCTGTCCGAGTGGGGAGATTCGTTGCGTTACTACGATAAAGCTGCGCTGCTCTGTTACGATGTGTATAATGATCATGATTTTTTATACATCGCTTTAAAACGGCCCAAACATGCATGGAATATAATGCTTTCAGGGCGTATCTCCTTTGAGATCAGTGCAGGAAAGGAGGATAAAGATGGAATGAAGATTTTCTATCCCGGCCATTTCAGTTTAAATAAAGACGAAATGTGGAACTTCCTGGAAGTGAAGAAAGCAGGAAGTCGTGTAG
The genomic region above belongs to Chitinophaga sp. 180180018-3 and contains:
- a CDS encoding type IX secretion system membrane protein PorP/SprF; its protein translation is MKERLMKALGISVLCWCFCLRAMAQQEPLYSQYMFNGMVINPAYPSMDESSSLTAVGRNQWVGVDGAPKTATASFYTPVKATNTSLGFSLMNEKITVNSHTAVSFNVSQRVKLNEKVYLALGIKGGMSQYREDNASLGTTDPVFAHNQSYWKTDVGFGFMLFTDHFSIGLSSPTFKSFDLGNSANKVAVESHYYLQTGYLISLNDDVKMKPNILLRQVKGAGFQYDLNANILLKNVVWLGASWRSEKTMTGLIQVQVTKNLQIGYSYDTPMQSNLKGAQTVSHELMINYRFSWSKWKVVAPRYF
- a CDS encoding OmpA family protein, with the translated sequence MRKYRSSSLILFLYIVPLFVSCSFTKDHLQAGSMAKVRRAERLYKRQDYGGAISLCNSVINNGGNEESVRKAKIQLARVYFETRQFEKTISLYDELLYKPGTDIQVTDVTNYIDLLKRTGRVARAQEVSAVYASNYKNNARFSNLQESLADYYHFFNRDSMVNVRVDSLRLNLPGYQYGLALYKNNIVFLSNDIRKNEQQSFYTNSRLYQISEDGIEPFSNSLRGVLQVGPASFYDDGKKVIYTSNRFGNVRNDKNSYINYNNGTQLLSAVYQADHDTWSKPVPVKLGKNTENYSFLHPCVAPNGKRLYFASDMPGGMGGTDIYYADWDKEAKRWKAPVNMGPQVNTNGNELYPFVVGDKLFFASNGLRGFGGLDIFVINIKKPEEGTVHLPYPVNTQFDDLNPVLDENKLLLYFTSDRSGVHDNDHIYVLNLKKNPLKQLDLPYPGRPVKEDDTVPYTMNQTDSRRQLTLVGDKQYDNLPSGKKVPGNPVAKPDPIAVNVTDERAATDYTNDIRDSSPEMIPWQGTQPALLPDANTISPLASVNNGVGYTLKKDSAVRVLESLWRVPGVIYYDLNSYVPQDQEWRKLDSIFRIWKAYPRRIIIVNGHTDIIGTERYNLSLSKNRAAYIRECLLSRGVEPGKVQIYYFGSTRPVWVAKQYNLQTDRDIFIRLQGVNRRCEISIQ
- a CDS encoding Calx-beta domain-containing protein → MKKISSFMLLLTIGAQAFAQEMPVVFNKSFSGPKNQYKKLAIADNNSIVAIGGGSDNGCITKLSATGNLIYNAKLNKGGLVAYQDLLLLPKNELVAVGGGTIAYGNARITRLTASGEVVFDKSIGNGQGGYFTRIITDRHGNYITVGVDGSKPAQARITKMTPDGKIEFDKGFGAHNVFTNVLIDEDENIIAVGGDVGDGQGKAYMVKVNGKGDKQFELSFGKPGAIFEKMLLLEDGSVLAMGGGAYGTGNASRISKVNAEGQVVFDKEYSTADGKFNAMKVNDLGQIFACAEEKDKGRIVKLRPDGTELFNKEVDAALYSLEVGKNGKVVAAGGNVGSNTGKIVKLQPDGTAVINKTVGSVFQHLLLTEDDEICVVAKDGYRLIKLSPDGEMMFDKELGKYDAKTSLVSLLMSPSGEILAAGGGDEDGNRIIKISHGVSINDIAVSEPLNGLSNASLTITLSGFLRSNGVRTPVNVHYKTIPHKGGAGAADFDVTEGTISFVPSEFAAGAIISKTIQIPIKSDNLLEGKETFHVEILDASDLHLTKSKGEVTILDQPAIVKFVGGSNGAEPNTDVVFSAGLFKRDNTPLVNATSKPVRLTYKFGNGTALPGADFVNSIKAPFAIDSGATTASLNVKVKDDNRFELAETVVLVLSEIKAENEAVVGYNGDVTSISSSQYIQDQPAYITLVKLTDANESATAPVSMFKCILVKAADQSVQTNCTGSDINIYFGVDSSSTATYGKDYVIMNGDMVKITGDCAFSETDIQVALVNDRIKEPDALVVVKLRDATAAANAGMLKISPELKLHKAVAIIHDDDNDEGTVLTAK
- a CDS encoding TlpA disulfide reductase family protein, which encodes MKRIMFWMMLLIPAVGICQQPETEGMFDLKMDAVMAFFSKDSIKQADVLEDFNALNAILRKDIGEAALMKELGALDRIKDSIAFYNLVTTKPAALYKKKLLIKKQFTGEHPDSYLSLYELEENCDMYTADSYALAYEKLSERLKQTHAAGKIRNRIAEWKKLALTGIQAPNFTRKNQYGKTIKLSDYRGKLVILDFWGSWCGACRQSHPHLKEVYEEYKDKGLEIIAIANENVHGEKTPLDKSKAAWLAAIKKDDVNWVHVLNDEGTGAMDIVKAYHISRYPTKILLDRDGKILIRSVAILNAEIDQMVKSILEK